In one Streptomyces venezuelae genomic region, the following are encoded:
- a CDS encoding TetR/AcrR family transcriptional regulator, which yields MQSRTSSTTPPARTGGRPRSAAADAAILEATRQGLVELGWSKLTLGAVATRAGVAKTTLYRRWAGKSELVVDAVAELFDELELPDRGSLAADIEGVVLQFAVLLGRPETKTALMAVVAESTTDEPLRDRIRASIVDRQKRLVLAGRKRAQERGELPAEPDAVSASRTADLIFDVIAGAVVHRALVSAEPVDEEWARRFTLLLLGGLAAAAAQP from the coding sequence ATGCAGAGCCGCACGTCGTCCACCACGCCTCCCGCCCGCACCGGCGGCCGCCCGCGCAGCGCGGCCGCCGACGCCGCGATCCTGGAGGCGACCCGGCAGGGCCTCGTCGAACTCGGCTGGTCCAAGCTGACGCTGGGCGCCGTCGCCACGCGCGCGGGCGTCGCCAAGACGACCCTGTACCGGCGCTGGGCGGGCAAGAGCGAACTGGTCGTGGACGCGGTGGCGGAACTCTTCGACGAGCTCGAACTGCCCGACCGGGGCAGCCTCGCCGCGGACATCGAGGGCGTCGTCCTGCAGTTCGCGGTGCTGCTCGGGCGGCCCGAGACGAAGACGGCGCTCATGGCGGTGGTCGCGGAGTCCACGACGGACGAGCCCCTGCGGGACCGCATCCGCGCGTCCATCGTCGACCGCCAGAAGCGGCTCGTCCTCGCGGGCCGCAAGCGGGCCCAGGAGCGCGGCGAACTCCCCGCCGAACCCGACGCGGTCTCGGCGTCCCGCACCGCCGACCTCATCTTCGACGTGATCGCGGGCGCGGTGGTCCACCGCGCCCTGGTCAGCGCGGAACCGGTGGACGAGGAGTGGGCCCGCCGCTTCACGCTCCTGCTCCTGGGGGGTTTGGCGGCGGCGGCCGCACAGCCCTGA